In Musa acuminata AAA Group cultivar baxijiao chromosome BXJ2-8, Cavendish_Baxijiao_AAA, whole genome shotgun sequence, one genomic interval encodes:
- the LOC103993988 gene encoding uncharacterized protein LOC103993988 has protein sequence MALTNFIVTVVGVTAAVLLLRSDVKQSAAIFRRNVRHIRQWLEEESASAAKSVERSAPKELDSQAPRKEIHKDEKH, from the exons ATGGCGCTGACCAACTTCATCGTGACGGTCGTGGGGGTGACGGCGGCCGTGCTCCTCCTCCGCAGCGACGTCAAGCAGTCCGCCGCCATCTTTCGCCGCAACGTCCGCCACATCCGCCAGTGGCTCGAAGAAGAGTCCGCCTCCGCCGCCAA ATCTGTGGAGCGATCCGCACCCAAGGAGTTGGATTCTCAGGCTCCAAGGAAAGAGATTCACAAGGATGAGAAGCACTAG
- the LOC135580899 gene encoding protein PHLOEM PROTEIN 2-LIKE A10-like has product MDLLFPFPYIRRRRWLILAATVVVSGYGAYRIYHLPSVARRRRKLFRLLSALATAADAAASSAEAVSLVSSDLNRFLRSDADDLPSSLKQLSKIVRSDELSGSVSSISEALTIGLVRGLQSNGPMVDSSVSETGTGARFSDRVMDKLFSAAGTGFASVVVGSLAKGLVMGFYTRGSTGDDSDGIERSDSQVVPQWFQLVCSDESRALVGNVVQLFVSTAVTVYLDKTMDINTYDELFSGLTNPKHEAKMKDMLVSMCNGAVETLVKTSHQVISSNSGSPEVRAEDLPRVEELDQKAKDGGGWVDQITSKLAVPSNRRFILDVTGRITFETVRSFLDFVLWKIYDGAKRGVNSAREELVVKGLEVVRYISGKSMVIITICLSLCMHIFMGTRVLVPA; this is encoded by the coding sequence ATGGACCTCCTCTTCCCCTTCCCCTACATTCGCCGCCGGCGATGGCTCATCCTCGCTGCCACCGTCGTCGTCTCCGGATACGGCGCCTATAGAATCTACCACCTTCCTTCCGTCGCCCGGCGGCGCAGGAAGCTGTTTCGCCTCCTCTCTGCCCTCGCCACCGCAGCCGATGCCGCCGCATCCTCCGCTGAGGCTGTCTCCCTTGTATCCTCCGATCTCAACCGCTTCCTCCGCTCTGACGCCGACGATCTCCCCTCCAGCTTGAAGCAGTTGTCCAAGATCGTCCGCTCCGACGAGTTATCCGGCTCCGTTTCTAGTATTTCCGAAGCCCTAACGATCGGACTTGTGCGAGGGCTCCAATCCAATGGTCCGATGGTTGATTCTTCCGTTTCGGAGACCGGGACCGGAGCAAGATTCTCCGATCGGGTTATGGATAAGCTGTTCTCCGCCGCTGGAACCGGGTTCGCCTCCGTGGTGGTTGGCAGCTTAGCGAAGGGCCTTGTGATGGGGTTTTACACAAGGGGATCGACCGGTGATGATTCCGATGGCATCGAGCGATCGGACTCGCAGGTGGTGCCACAGTGGTTCCAATTGGTTTGCAGCGATGAATCTAGAGCTCTCGTCGGAAACGTTGTCCAGCTGTTTGTGAGCACTGCCGTCACGGTCTACCTCGACAAGACGATGGACATCAACACCTATGACGAGCTCTTCTCCGGCCTCACCAACCCGAAACACGAGGCTAAGATGAAGGACATGTTGGTTTCAATGTGCAACGGAGCGGTCGAAACCCTTGTTAAGACTTCCCACCAGGTGATAAGCTCCAATTCGGGCTCGCCTGAGGTCAGAGCAGAAGATCTTCCTCGAGTGGAGGAACTCGATCAGAAGGCGAAGGATGGAGGTGGGTGGGTGGATCAGATAACGTCCAAATTGGCTGTACCGAGCAACAGGAGGTTCATTCTTGATGTCACAGGGAGGATAACCTTTGAGACTGTCAGGTCTTTTCTCGATTTCGTGTTGTGGAAGATATATGATGGTGCGAAAAGAGGAGTAAATTCTGCACGAGAAGAGTTGGTCGTAAAGGGTTTGGAGGTGGTGAGATACATTAGTGGCAAGTCTATGGTCATCATCACAATATGCCTCTCCTTGTGCATGCATATCTTCATGGGGACGCGAGTTTTGGTGCCTGCGTAG
- the LOC135618614 gene encoding aspartic proteinase nepenthesin-1-like → MAAVLSLLLVVLISHAPSAFPATTTEATTGLRVAITRTDSPSSFTFKERFHRAVERSRRRREVLKLAKSSRHDVEAVFKWGDSEYLIELAVGTPMQPITAILDTGSDLIWTQCMPCIRCLPQPSPYYDPSTSSTYSVLPCSSPSCSGVQHFCTQALCQYYTSYGDNTETNGFLGTETLTFGRKRVPGITFGCGSWNNGTLSNSTGIVGLGRGSLSLPSQLHPRRFSYCLTPDKSTSTGHLFLGSKAKLGRRHRGGRVQTTPMLPSPSAVPFNTYYYLPIQGISLGRTLLPIPKTAFQIKKDGNGGMIIDSGTQFTIVDPAAFHVIVKKISSLVHLPVAELTNESLCFSWTPGLHPLPEMPDMVFHFDGANMVIPRDKYMFLDPDDGFCLAIIAMDGTSILGNYMQQNMHILYDLESNSLSFADAQCDQI, encoded by the coding sequence ATGGCTGCGGTGTTATCTTTGTTGCTTGTAGTACTCATTTCTCATGCTCCCTCGGCCTTCCCTGCAACCACCACCGAAGCCACTACCGGGCTTCGAGTGGCAATAACTCGCACCGATTCCCCCAGCTCTTTCACGTTCAAGGAGCGGTTTCACCGGGCCGTGGAACGAAGTCGGCGGCGGAGGGAAGTCCTCAAGCTCGCCAAGAGCTCGAGACATGACGTCGAGGCCGTGTTCAAGTGGGGGGACTCTGAGTACCTGATAGAGCTCGCCGTCGGCACTCCGATGCAGCCCATCACCGCCATCCTCGACACCGGCAGCGATCTCATATGGACGCAGTGCATGCCGTGCATCCGGTGCCTGCCCCAACCCAGCCCCTACTACGAcccctccacctcctccaccTACTCCGTGCTTCCCTGCTCCAGTCCCTCCTGCTCCGGCGTCCAACATTTCTGCACCCAGGCTCTGTGCCAGTACTATACAAGCTACGGGGACAACACCGAAACCAATGGCTTCCTCGGGACCGAGACGCTCACCTTCGGCCGCAAGCGGGTACCCGGCATCACCTTCGGGTGCGGCAGTTGGAACAACGGCACCCTCTCCAACTCCACCGGCATCGTGGGGCTGGGACGAGGCAGTCTGTCGCTACCATCTCAGCTCCACCCTCGTAGATTCTCTTACTGCCTCACTCCTGACAAAAGCACGAGCACCGGCCATCTCTTCCTGGGTTCCAAGGCCAAACTGGGCCGACGACACCGAGGTGGTCGTGTCCAGACCACGCCGATGCTACCGAGCCCTTCTGCTGTCCCATTCAACACTTACTACTACCTCCCTATACAAGGCATATCGCTCGGCCGCACCCTTCTTCCCATCCCAAAGACCGCGTTCCAGATCAAAAAAGACGGAAACGGCGGCATGATCATCGACTCCGGCACCCAGTTCACCATTGTGGATCCGGCCGCGTTCCATGTCATAGTTAAAAAGATCTCGTCGCTGGTGCACCTGCCGGTGGCCGAGTTGACGAACGAATCACTTTGCTTCTCGTGGACTCCGGGGTTGCACCCGCTGCCGGAGATGCCGGACATGGTCTTCCATTTCGACGGCGCCAACATGGTGATTCCCAGAGATAAGTACATGTTTTTGGATCCCGACGACGGGTTCTGCTTGGCGATCATCGCCATGGACGGCACGTCGATCCTGGGCAACTACATGCAGCAGAACATGCACATCCTCTACGATCTGGAATCCAACTCGCTGTCCTTTGCTGATGCGCAGTGCGACCAAATCTGA